In Bradyrhizobium erythrophlei, a single genomic region encodes these proteins:
- a CDS encoding LysR family transcriptional regulator, translated as MDATDLKVFEAVARHGSMNRAAAELNTVQSNVTARVRALELELGILLFQRHARGVKVTPAGRRMLPFSARISKLLNDAKSAARDDGIPSGVLEVGTLETTAALRLPSVLASFTKAYPKVRPVVTTGTTCSLIEDVVECRLEGAFVAGPVDHPDLQQEGLFREELVLVTPRSIRGIEDLSSINELKTIVFRVGCSYRAKLESLLSNVGILVAQPLEFGSIEAILGCVAAGVGITLLPKGVVVQAWRDGQVAVHELEPEFAEVETVFIRRTDGYVSSALSAFLQIVRPATGLHVAVAERPYSAKVVPMPQG; from the coding sequence ATGGACGCAACCGATCTGAAGGTCTTTGAGGCAGTTGCCCGGCACGGCAGCATGAATCGAGCGGCAGCTGAGCTAAACACTGTGCAATCCAACGTTACTGCGCGAGTGAGGGCGTTGGAGCTTGAGCTTGGGATCCTTCTATTCCAGCGGCATGCACGCGGCGTAAAGGTCACTCCGGCCGGGCGCCGTATGCTTCCCTTTTCGGCACGCATATCCAAACTGCTTAACGACGCCAAGTCGGCTGCCAGGGATGACGGCATTCCCAGCGGTGTGCTGGAAGTCGGTACGCTGGAAACGACTGCGGCGCTTCGGCTCCCGTCCGTGCTCGCAAGCTTTACGAAGGCCTACCCAAAGGTGCGCCCTGTGGTCACGACGGGAACGACCTGCAGTCTCATCGAGGACGTTGTTGAATGCAGACTAGAGGGCGCGTTTGTTGCGGGGCCGGTTGACCATCCAGATTTGCAACAGGAAGGCCTCTTTCGCGAGGAGCTTGTCCTGGTGACGCCTCGCTCAATTCGAGGCATTGAAGATCTTTCCTCGATCAACGAATTGAAAACCATTGTTTTCCGCGTTGGTTGCTCATACCGAGCAAAGCTGGAAAGCCTGCTGAGCAACGTTGGAATACTCGTTGCACAGCCTCTGGAATTCGGTTCGATCGAAGCGATTCTGGGCTGTGTGGCCGCGGGAGTCGGGATCACGTTGTTGCCCAAGGGGGTAGTCGTCCAGGCTTGGCGAGACGGTCAGGTTGCCGTGCATGAACTGGAACCCGAGTTTGCTGAAGTGGAGACTGTGTTCATTCGGCGCACAGACGGCTACGTGTCCAGTGCGCTTTCGGCCTTCCTCCAGATTGTACGACCAGCTACCGGATTGCATGTAGCCGTCGCCGAACGGCCTTATTCAGCGAAGGTGGTACCTATGCCGCAGGGTTAG
- a CDS encoding tautomerase family protein has protein sequence MPYIECHIAAGLTKARKTQLIRDIVQVTHESIGSDPKIINVLLFEHPADNMSISGRIHGEEAPSQAVKKARA, from the coding sequence ATGCCCTATATTGAGTGTCATATTGCCGCCGGCCTCACGAAGGCTCGCAAGACGCAATTGATCCGCGATATCGTTCAAGTCACGCACGAGTCCATCGGGTCCGATCCGAAGATCATCAATGTTCTTCTGTTTGAGCATCCGGCCGACAACATGAGCATTTCCGGTCGAATTCACGGTGAAGAGGCTCCGAGTCAGGCTGTTAAAAAAGCACGAGCTTGA
- a CDS encoding sodium:solute symporter family transporter — protein MRIPRDSILFLLATVSTFGAGGAAYSAQSDSHIRQADFSTIMFFVVFAALTLLICVWAGRRATSSSEYLTAGSSISAGQNGLAIAGDYMSAGAFLGLSGAIYVSGLDGMFLAASYLASWPIVLFLVAEPLRRLGKYSFADVLAHKLRERPIRILAGASTIVIVSFYLVAQMVGAGELISLLFAIGYGPAIIMVGLLMIVFSTLGGMRAATWVQIIKAVLMICGSAMITALALNRFGFSASDLLKTAEANHPNGNGIMNIHGFSQDGIATLSLGVGILFGTSGLPHILMRFFTVHDERAARVSVFYATCLIALFFTMLFFIGYGSIAILRGDATYANASGALFGGNNLAPIHLARAVGGSVLAGFISAVAFATILAVVSGLIIAGASSAANDLVVGLSGRHLDERTRLRISRISALALGVLGIVFGLACEGQNVAYLLALATAIAASANFPLLLLAIYWDGLTTRGAVVGGTFGLISSVALTVIGPTIWSKVLGLGPAIFPYDSPALFTVPLTLFVCWVVSIAKAEPEKDWQLTQPSVAQYVE, from the coding sequence ATGCGCATCCCACGGGACTCCATACTGTTCCTTCTCGCAACCGTGTCCACTTTCGGTGCCGGTGGGGCGGCGTACTCTGCGCAGTCCGATTCCCACATTCGTCAGGCTGATTTTTCCACCATCATGTTTTTTGTAGTGTTTGCGGCGCTTACGCTGCTGATCTGCGTTTGGGCAGGCAGGCGTGCAACTAGTTCGTCCGAATATCTTACGGCGGGAAGTTCGATTTCAGCGGGCCAAAATGGCTTGGCTATCGCGGGCGATTATATGTCCGCTGGCGCATTCCTTGGACTGTCTGGGGCAATCTATGTCTCCGGTTTGGACGGAATGTTCCTTGCCGCAAGCTATCTGGCCAGTTGGCCCATCGTCTTGTTTCTTGTTGCAGAACCGCTGCGGCGTCTAGGGAAGTACTCGTTTGCGGACGTGTTAGCTCATAAATTGCGAGAGCGGCCGATCCGCATCCTGGCAGGTGCGTCCACCATCGTCATCGTCAGTTTCTACCTTGTCGCGCAAATGGTCGGTGCGGGAGAGCTTATTTCGTTGCTGTTCGCAATCGGTTACGGGCCAGCGATCATCATGGTCGGTCTGCTTATGATCGTGTTTTCGACGCTCGGTGGCATGCGCGCGGCTACATGGGTTCAGATCATCAAGGCTGTTCTGATGATCTGCGGAAGCGCGATGATCACGGCATTGGCGCTAAACAGATTTGGATTCAGCGCATCTGACCTGTTGAAGACGGCGGAGGCCAATCATCCAAACGGTAACGGGATCATGAATATCCACGGCTTCTCTCAAGACGGGATTGCGACCTTGTCCCTTGGCGTCGGAATCCTGTTTGGTACTTCCGGGCTGCCTCATATCCTGATGCGCTTCTTCACTGTTCATGACGAGCGGGCAGCGCGTGTATCGGTGTTCTACGCGACGTGCCTTATCGCGCTGTTCTTTACGATGCTATTTTTTATCGGATATGGCAGTATCGCAATCCTCCGCGGCGATGCCACCTACGCGAACGCCAGCGGCGCACTATTTGGCGGAAATAATTTGGCTCCCATCCACTTGGCGAGGGCCGTCGGTGGAAGTGTCTTGGCTGGCTTCATCTCTGCGGTTGCGTTCGCGACGATCCTGGCCGTTGTCTCTGGACTGATCATAGCAGGTGCCTCCTCGGCAGCTAACGATCTTGTCGTCGGTCTGTCCGGTCGGCATCTCGATGAGCGCACGCGACTGCGGATATCGCGTATCTCTGCTTTGGCATTGGGAGTACTCGGGATCGTGTTTGGGTTGGCATGTGAGGGGCAGAATGTCGCCTACCTTCTTGCGCTTGCAACAGCGATTGCAGCCAGCGCCAACTTTCCATTGTTGCTGTTGGCAATTTACTGGGACGGTTTGACGACGCGCGGTGCGGTGGTTGGCGGCACCTTCGGCCTCATTTCGTCGGTTGCTTTGACGGTCATAGGGCCGACCATCTGGTCAAAGGTACTCGGTCTTGGTCCTGCGATCTTTCCGTATGACTCCCCGGCACTCTTCACAGTGCCCCTCACGCTATTCGTCTGCTGGGTGGTATCGATCGCCAAGGCTGAACCCGAGAAGGACTGGCAGCTTACGCAACCTTCCGTCGCTCAATACGTAGAATAG
- a CDS encoding ester cyclase produces MDRRNLLKTVTLAGSALAVPALVAPASADDKNATAPWIQKFAATLSAHDLTAFAALFSENYVNHQVSAASPPPPQGKSPKQGTVAVFTARLAGIPDLKVEIEATVASGNIAAASFVYSGTHNGPLAGVAPTGRALRFTSCDIFRVQDGLIVEHWGMGDLAGVAAQLKA; encoded by the coding sequence ATGGATAGAAGGAATCTTTTGAAGACGGTTACGTTGGCGGGATCGGCTCTTGCAGTGCCGGCCCTTGTCGCGCCGGCGTCGGCGGATGACAAGAACGCAACCGCACCGTGGATCCAAAAGTTCGCGGCGACCTTGAGCGCGCACGACCTCACGGCATTCGCGGCGCTGTTCTCGGAGAATTACGTCAACCATCAGGTGAGCGCGGCCTCGCCGCCGCCGCCACAGGGCAAGTCGCCGAAGCAGGGGACAGTGGCAGTTTTTACTGCACGGCTGGCTGGAATACCGGACCTCAAGGTGGAGATCGAGGCCACGGTCGCGTCAGGCAATATTGCGGCTGCAAGCTTCGTCTACAGCGGTACCCATAACGGCCCGCTCGCGGGAGTTGCGCCTACCGGTCGCGCGCTCCGATTCACTTCCTGCGATATTTTCAGGGTTCAAGACGGCTTGATTGTCGAGCATTGGGGCATGGGCGATCTCGCCGGGGTGGCGGCGCAGTTGAAGGCCTGA
- a CDS encoding pyridoxamine 5'-phosphate oxidase family protein, protein MKDDVSSPWHEGELTIQRSVGVAEQMDARGRIRLRKFLLEQHREFFPLLPFVVLGAVDPDGEVWATLRAGPPGFLTSPDPKILSFRLKRDVDDPADIGTNDGDSVGVLGIDLSTRRRNRLNGIIRRSDAESFSLEVIQSFGNCPRYIQRRNPILIRDIDARGKFPPQILSSLINGRAREIITQADTFFVASYIDAKDGSRQVDVSHRGGKPGFVRLDEDGTFTIPDFNGNLFFNTLGNFLINPKAGLLFVDFLTGDELQLTGEAKVLLGSPEITAFQGAERIWQFRARQVIYRPDGLPLRWSLEGGGASPNSLMTGDWHEAKKRLRASELPNSWRVFRVAHIKDETALVRSLELEPTDGGGLLRHLAGQHIPIRIQLAGSEVPLVRTYTLSVPPSENKYRISVKRDGIVSRYLHQLNVDDTIEVRAPAGGFTIDATQDRPAVLLAAGIGITPMLAMVRHLVDENARTQHVRQAWLFQSARRKDELAFSGEIAGTIGVSKGYAKYISVLSDPDAVAGKDADHVGRIDLALLKRVLPFDDYDFYLCGPSSFMQETYDGLRRLKIADERIHAEAFGPSSLRRSTDKPTSRSIEVPATDPTRVIFGESGKEARWHPGTGTLLELAEDRGLSPSYGCRSGNCGTCSVKILKGTVAYLMEPSFPVPVGEALICCSIPGQTPGEDPSLHLAV, encoded by the coding sequence ATGAAAGACGACGTTAGCTCACCATGGCATGAAGGGGAACTTACGATACAACGCAGTGTCGGCGTTGCCGAGCAGATGGATGCTCGGGGCCGAATACGGTTGCGCAAATTCCTTCTCGAACAGCACCGTGAATTCTTTCCTCTCTTGCCGTTCGTCGTGTTGGGCGCGGTCGATCCCGATGGTGAGGTCTGGGCGACGCTGCGAGCTGGTCCCCCAGGCTTCCTCACCTCGCCCGATCCGAAGATCCTTTCATTTCGTCTTAAGCGCGATGTGGACGATCCTGCGGATATCGGCACGAACGACGGCGACTCCGTCGGCGTTTTGGGCATTGATCTCTCGACACGCCGCCGTAATCGGCTCAACGGCATAATCCGGCGTTCTGATGCAGAAAGTTTTTCGCTTGAAGTTATTCAAAGCTTTGGAAATTGTCCGCGGTACATTCAACGCCGTAATCCAATACTCATCCGCGATATAGACGCACGGGGGAAGTTTCCACCTCAAATATTGTCCTCGCTTATTAACGGCCGCGCTCGCGAGATTATCACGCAGGCCGACACCTTCTTTGTTGCTTCCTATATCGACGCCAAGGACGGGTCCCGACAGGTAGATGTATCGCACCGCGGCGGCAAACCGGGATTCGTGAGACTTGACGAAGACGGTACGTTCACCATCCCGGATTTTAACGGCAACCTCTTTTTCAATACGCTGGGGAATTTTCTGATCAATCCAAAGGCAGGACTTCTGTTCGTCGATTTTCTAACCGGTGATGAGCTGCAGCTCACGGGAGAAGCGAAAGTCCTTCTCGGTTCGCCAGAGATCACCGCATTTCAGGGCGCGGAGCGGATATGGCAATTCAGAGCTCGACAGGTGATCTACCGACCAGACGGCCTGCCGCTACGCTGGTCACTCGAAGGTGGCGGAGCCTCACCCAATTCACTTATGACGGGTGATTGGCATGAGGCTAAAAAGCGACTCCGTGCCAGTGAATTGCCCAACAGCTGGCGTGTGTTTCGCGTCGCTCATATCAAGGATGAAACGGCTCTTGTTCGTTCTCTGGAACTGGAGCCGACCGACGGGGGTGGTCTGCTACGCCACCTAGCCGGCCAACATATTCCGATCCGCATTCAGCTCGCGGGCAGTGAAGTCCCGTTGGTCCGGACCTACACGCTCTCAGTACCCCCGTCCGAGAACAAATACCGTATCAGTGTCAAGCGGGACGGTATCGTTTCGAGGTACCTTCATCAGCTGAATGTCGACGACACAATTGAGGTACGCGCTCCCGCTGGTGGCTTTACGATTGACGCGACGCAGGATCGCCCCGCGGTCCTGCTCGCCGCGGGTATCGGCATTACGCCGATGCTCGCAATGGTCCGTCACCTCGTGGATGAGAACGCAAGGACACAGCACGTCCGACAGGCATGGCTCTTCCAATCGGCGCGCCGAAAAGACGAATTGGCCTTCAGCGGAGAGATCGCAGGCACTATCGGTGTATCAAAGGGTTACGCAAAATATATCAGCGTCCTAAGTGATCCCGACGCGGTCGCCGGAAAGGACGCCGATCACGTCGGGCGCATCGACCTAGCTCTGCTGAAGCGCGTGCTGCCGTTCGACGATTACGATTTTTATTTGTGCGGCCCGTCGTCCTTTATGCAGGAGACCTACGACGGACTGCGTCGGCTAAAGATAGCCGATGAGCGCATCCATGCCGAAGCGTTTGGACCGAGCTCGCTGCGACGAAGTACGGACAAGCCGACGTCGCGTTCTATTGAGGTTCCTGCGACCGACCCGACGCGCGTTATTTTTGGTGAGTCTGGCAAGGAAGCACGCTGGCACCCTGGCACTGGAACGCTTCTGGAGCTCGCTGAGGACCGTGGGCTATCGCCATCCTACGGCTGCCGGAGCGGAAACTGCGGGACCTGCAGCGTTAAAATATTGAAGGGGACTGTCGCTTACCTGATGGAGCCATCGTTTCCTGTGCCGGTAGGAGAAGCGTTGATTTGCTGCTCTATTCCTGGCCAAACGCCGGGCGAAGATCCTTCGCTGCACTTGGCCGTGTAG
- a CDS encoding tautomerase family protein: MSMISCDMRYGRSDEQKRALSAGLMRVIGEATGEPPDNIFFVIREGRGINFVEHGQHLPEFVEGNANDKELIARLK, encoded by the coding sequence ATGTCAATGATTTCTTGCGACATGCGGTACGGCCGCTCGGACGAGCAGAAGCGCGCTCTTTCAGCAGGCTTGATGCGCGTCATCGGTGAAGCAACTGGCGAACCGCCCGACAATATCTTTTTTGTCATCAGGGAAGGGCGCGGCATCAACTTCGTGGAGCACGGGCAACATTTACCCGAATTCGTCGAAGGCAACGCCAACGACAAAGAGCTGATCGCTCGTTTGAAATGA
- a CDS encoding MmgE/PrpD family protein: MLMKNSTSPSTVNAIAGFADRAVSASLKPDARKLYKRNILDSLGCAISALPGAPFVALRDQFAEYRSGGSCTLIGGGKTAPDQAALFNSGLVRYVDLLDSYMSPGGLCHPSDNFGAILAAAEHANASGENFMLALAVAYEIQCRFTAVVPVMAKGFNHAIQLAISAAAGAGKLFGLTGEQIAHAISIATVDNISLTCVHVEPVSQWKGFSPGMTGMRAVYSASLAKRGFTGPSGLFEGPSGLLRMFDQKIDVDWSDDSLEIIKSTIMKKFCSLIHGQPVLEVVLKLKRENGLTADDVESVRCDIFQSGFDIAGGGAFGPKDRPQTKEQADYNLKYLIAAALLDDEVGPAQLEQARVQAADAQALLNRVEIRPDDAFTARYPHELSTRITIKTKGGRSYDREQVGYEGGLGNPLSWERAVEKFNWLSEPFADAELRQNIVDAVVKIDERPIADLMGLLGRVNSKAVYQASHAGIQ; encoded by the coding sequence ATGCTAATGAAGAATTCGACATCCCCTTCTACGGTAAATGCCATCGCCGGCTTTGCTGACCGAGCTGTTTCGGCATCCCTGAAGCCCGACGCGCGCAAGCTCTACAAGCGAAACATTCTGGATAGCTTGGGATGCGCGATCTCTGCACTTCCCGGAGCGCCGTTTGTGGCACTACGCGACCAGTTTGCGGAGTATCGGTCCGGCGGATCGTGCACGCTGATCGGCGGCGGTAAGACGGCTCCGGATCAGGCGGCGTTGTTCAACTCCGGGCTGGTCAGATATGTCGACCTGCTTGATAGCTACATGTCGCCCGGCGGGTTATGTCATCCCAGTGACAATTTCGGTGCCATCCTGGCTGCTGCGGAACACGCGAATGCGTCTGGCGAGAACTTCATGCTTGCCCTCGCGGTGGCCTATGAGATCCAGTGCCGGTTCACCGCCGTGGTGCCGGTCATGGCAAAGGGTTTCAACCATGCCATTCAGCTTGCGATCTCCGCGGCCGCGGGCGCAGGGAAACTGTTCGGTCTGACCGGCGAGCAGATAGCGCATGCTATCTCGATCGCGACTGTTGACAACATTTCCCTCACCTGCGTCCACGTTGAACCAGTATCGCAGTGGAAGGGGTTTTCTCCCGGAATGACGGGCATGCGTGCGGTTTATTCCGCGTCGCTCGCCAAGCGTGGTTTCACCGGTCCGTCCGGACTTTTTGAGGGGCCAAGCGGTTTGCTGCGGATGTTTGACCAAAAGATCGATGTTGACTGGTCAGACGACTCTCTTGAGATAATCAAGAGTACGATCATGAAGAAGTTCTGTTCGCTCATTCACGGTCAACCGGTTCTGGAAGTCGTGCTCAAGCTGAAGCGCGAAAATGGCTTGACGGCAGATGACGTTGAGAGCGTCCGCTGCGACATCTTCCAATCGGGTTTCGATATCGCGGGTGGAGGTGCGTTCGGTCCAAAAGATAGGCCGCAGACGAAGGAACAAGCGGATTACAATCTGAAGTACCTGATTGCAGCAGCGCTTCTGGACGACGAGGTTGGACCGGCCCAACTTGAGCAGGCGCGTGTCCAGGCTGCCGACGCCCAGGCCCTGCTGAACAGGGTAGAGATTCGTCCGGACGACGCCTTCACCGCAAGATATCCGCACGAACTGAGCACGCGTATCACCATCAAGACCAAAGGCGGTCGCTCTTACGATCGTGAACAGGTGGGATATGAAGGCGGTCTCGGTAATCCATTGTCATGGGAGCGTGCAGTCGAGAAGTTCAATTGGCTCAGCGAGCCCTTCGCAGACGCTGAGCTCCGCCAAAACATCGTCGACGCAGTGGTGAAGATCGACGAACGGCCTATCGCCGATTTGATGGGTCTCCTTGGGAGAGTTAATTCCAAGGCTGTCTATCAGGCATCCCATGCGGGGATTCAATGA
- a CDS encoding NAD(P)H-dependent flavin oxidoreductase: MAHWPDDRIQRLFNIKLPIIQAPMAGSSTTEMAIAVALAGGLGSLPSAQMTPAQLTEALLKFRTATTASVNVNFFCHAPAVNDPLVDRQWRKQLEPYYVEFGIDREVQLASANRAPFDDAYYAVVEALRPEVVSFHFGLPSYLLLDRVKSTGAKIISSATTVREAVWLEEHGCDAVIAMGSEAGGHRGNFLTHDMAAQVGTMSLLPQVVDAVKVPVIAAGGIADGRGIVAAFSLGAAAVQIGTAYLFSPEAKVSKIHREALENIWDDGTAVTNVFTGRPARGVLNRLIREIGPLSPLAPAFPFAAGGLAPLRAKAEAAGSGDFTNLWSGQSARLSPRLPSGQLTENLAADALSHFSRLAASTQ; this comes from the coding sequence ATGGCGCATTGGCCTGATGACCGTATCCAGAGGCTTTTCAACATCAAGCTCCCGATCATTCAGGCGCCGATGGCCGGATCCAGCACGACGGAGATGGCTATCGCGGTTGCTCTTGCAGGTGGACTCGGATCCTTACCGTCTGCGCAGATGACGCCGGCTCAGCTTACGGAAGCGTTGCTCAAATTCAGGACGGCTACTACCGCTTCCGTCAACGTGAACTTCTTCTGCCATGCTCCGGCAGTAAATGATCCGCTTGTCGATCGACAATGGCGCAAGCAATTGGAACCCTACTACGTCGAGTTCGGTATCGATCGCGAGGTACAGCTGGCTTCCGCAAATCGTGCCCCATTCGATGACGCATATTACGCGGTCGTCGAGGCCCTCCGGCCCGAGGTGGTCAGCTTCCATTTCGGGCTACCCAGCTACCTGTTGCTTGATCGGGTGAAGAGCACCGGCGCGAAGATCATCTCATCCGCAACGACGGTGAGAGAGGCCGTCTGGCTGGAGGAGCATGGATGCGATGCCGTGATCGCGATGGGGAGTGAAGCAGGTGGTCACCGCGGAAACTTCCTTACCCATGACATGGCCGCGCAAGTTGGAACGATGTCGCTGTTGCCCCAGGTGGTCGATGCCGTCAAAGTGCCTGTCATTGCGGCTGGAGGAATTGCGGATGGCCGCGGGATAGTCGCAGCATTCTCCCTTGGTGCAGCTGCCGTTCAAATCGGAACGGCTTACCTTTTCTCGCCGGAAGCGAAGGTCTCGAAGATCCACCGGGAAGCGCTGGAAAATATCTGGGACGACGGGACCGCCGTGACCAACGTTTTCACGGGCCGGCCTGCGCGCGGAGTCCTGAACCGACTCATTCGCGAGATCGGTCCGCTGTCGCCTTTGGCGCCTGCCTTTCCGTTCGCGGCAGGAGGTCTCGCTCCTTTGCGCGCGAAGGCAGAAGCCGCGGGCTCGGGAGATTTTACGAACCTCTGGTCAGGACAGTCGGCCCGACTGTCGCCCCGCTTGCCGTCGGGCCAACTTACCGAGAACCTTGCGGCAGATGCCCTCTCGCATTTTAGCCGGCTCGCCGCGAGCACGCAGTGA
- a CDS encoding LysR family transcriptional regulator, with amino-acid sequence MDRVDAMKVFIAALDEGGLRKAGRKLGRSPAAISRALAFLEAHVGVTLLHRTTRSFKLSEAGERYAVVCRRVISDLEEADLVAAGERSAPRGTLTITAPVAAGEDVLRPVLDAFMDAYPTVSVRLLLLDRPVSLIDEGVDLALRVAHLTDSTHVAIRLGEVRRVVAASPRYLSTHPKIEEPADLAKHKIIAMAHFGIDSWSFSPVRGSSIPRSVQFSPRLVVNSVRGAVASAVEGRGITRLFSYHIAEQVSQATLQILLAHDEPAAVPVHLISPQGRLAVPKARAFVDFAVPRLKAHFSRLANNSAGQQRGFQLCREKVPSD; translated from the coding sequence GTGGATCGAGTCGACGCCATGAAGGTCTTCATCGCGGCCCTCGACGAGGGTGGCTTGAGGAAGGCCGGGCGCAAGTTGGGGCGGTCTCCTGCTGCGATAAGCCGAGCGCTTGCGTTTCTTGAGGCTCATGTTGGCGTTACCCTCCTTCACCGCACGACGCGTTCGTTCAAATTGAGCGAAGCGGGCGAACGGTACGCGGTCGTATGCCGCCGCGTCATTTCAGATCTCGAAGAAGCTGACCTTGTTGCAGCGGGCGAACGGTCGGCTCCCCGCGGCACGCTGACCATAACGGCTCCAGTTGCGGCAGGCGAAGACGTCTTGCGTCCGGTTTTGGACGCCTTCATGGACGCCTATCCGACCGTTTCGGTTAGATTGCTTCTGCTGGACAGGCCGGTTAGCCTGATCGATGAAGGCGTCGATCTTGCCCTGCGAGTTGCCCATTTGACGGATTCCACACACGTGGCAATCCGGTTGGGCGAGGTTCGGCGTGTCGTAGCGGCATCGCCTCGCTACTTGTCGACGCATCCGAAAATCGAAGAGCCCGCTGATCTTGCAAAACACAAGATCATTGCGATGGCTCACTTCGGAATCGATTCCTGGAGCTTTTCGCCGGTGAGGGGATCATCGATCCCTCGCTCGGTTCAATTCTCGCCCCGCTTGGTGGTCAACAGTGTTCGTGGTGCCGTTGCCTCAGCCGTCGAAGGACGCGGCATCACCCGACTTTTTTCTTATCATATTGCGGAGCAAGTTTCGCAAGCCACGCTGCAAATCCTTCTCGCGCACGACGAGCCCGCCGCGGTGCCCGTGCACCTCATTTCCCCGCAAGGCCGGCTGGCCGTTCCGAAGGCCCGGGCATTCGTGGATTTCGCCGTGCCTCGCCTCAAGGCGCATTTTTCTCGCCTTGCCAACAATTCCGCGGGGCAGCAACGCGGCTTTCAACTGTGTCGCGAAAAAGTGCCTTCCGACTAG
- a CDS encoding enolase C-terminal domain-like protein, with protein sequence MVPLKFTLGTSAAVIKAVPLLLVDLLNEDGVTGRAYAFCYRPSGAVAISSHLSEAIDLLKGKRVTPFDATQMVSRQFSLLGVTGTVRMALSLMDMAMWDATAQTQGVPLSSLLGSRPKPLLAYDSRGLGLMDPNRLAEETKALLEGGLRAVKLRLGYPSLSEDLAALNAVLMSIPSDDIEIMVDYNQALTSAEAIRRGRELEKAGIYWLEEPIGHEDYEASAAVARELKIPLQIGENFNGPEGLLRAICVQASDYVMPDVARIGGVSGWLQAAGVAAAHGIEMSSHLMPEISAHLLCATPTAHWLEYVDWADAVIEEPLKIRDGMVLTSERVGSGISWDEAKLKRLATI encoded by the coding sequence ATGGTCCCGCTGAAGTTTACGCTGGGAACGAGTGCGGCGGTCATTAAGGCTGTACCGCTGCTGCTTGTTGATTTGCTCAACGAAGACGGTGTAACCGGCAGGGCCTATGCGTTTTGCTACAGGCCTTCAGGTGCGGTTGCCATATCATCGCATCTATCGGAAGCGATCGATCTGTTGAAGGGCAAGCGTGTCACGCCCTTTGACGCGACACAGATGGTTTCACGTCAGTTTTCTCTGCTTGGGGTGACTGGCACCGTCCGGATGGCGCTCTCCCTGATGGATATGGCGATGTGGGACGCGACGGCACAGACGCAAGGCGTTCCGCTTTCCTCGTTACTCGGATCCCGCCCGAAGCCGCTTTTGGCTTATGACAGCCGCGGCCTTGGGCTGATGGATCCGAACCGCCTTGCGGAAGAAACCAAAGCTCTGCTGGAGGGCGGACTTAGGGCCGTTAAGCTCCGATTGGGATATCCGTCTCTTTCCGAGGACCTAGCTGCTTTGAACGCTGTTCTTATGAGCATTCCCAGCGACGATATTGAGATCATGGTGGATTACAATCAGGCGCTGACAAGCGCGGAGGCGATTCGTCGTGGAAGAGAACTGGAGAAGGCGGGAATCTATTGGCTCGAAGAGCCGATTGGTCACGAGGATTATGAGGCGAGCGCCGCGGTGGCCCGCGAATTGAAAATTCCGCTGCAGATCGGCGAGAACTTCAATGGTCCGGAAGGCTTGCTCCGCGCTATTTGCGTGCAGGCGAGCGATTACGTGATGCCCGATGTGGCCAGGATAGGTGGCGTAAGCGGTTGGCTGCAGGCCGCCGGCGTAGCCGCTGCCCACGGCATCGAAATGTCATCGCATCTGATGCCTGAAATCAGCGCCCACCTGCTTTGCGCGACGCCCACCGCCCATTGGCTTGAGTACGTTGATTGGGCAGATGCGGTTATCGAGGAGCCGCTGAAAATTCGTGACGGAATGGTTCTTACGTCAGAAAGGGTTGGCAGCGGGATATCATGGGACGAAGCCAAGCTAAAGCGGCTTGCCACGATCTGA